The proteins below come from a single Triticum aestivum cultivar Chinese Spring chromosome 5D, IWGSC CS RefSeq v2.1, whole genome shotgun sequence genomic window:
- the LOC123123145 gene encoding uncharacterized protein codes for MRLSEEHSSCCEDKISSLPDEMLILIIDKLDARTAISTTILSRRWRDLPTYPRTCYDLTVDDALPPRYHRLKQIVMEAKAGYEAEKNALKSDDSYASRDQLYSFKDWKWKVRLLTPILQRYERLAMRRYVKRVNAFLLAPNNVQQQSIQKLRLQACGTSNFTDQWITEAIGRWGVEDLELVIDNSCWRYDFRLLDGCKNVRLKRLVLSNCYHRFAPNPLTFQRLTSLTLCKESSRMPRVDDILRNCVQLVNLRLKDSSGCQPAFHIFVPNSKLKSLQLDNYNTVGVYLGLVPYLETFACRGQPTILHYGLVPRLRHVSLNFLQTGDDGKNDSSGSNRTYRLSKFFLGWPPPLEYLVLQLRGRQMWIELTAIPDQFNHLKKLFIANVQMNWDTFWILHLLAAAPALESLHVHFDSKSEKATAGSLNVQVEHHQQHHHLKELVVIGFGGAAGQTGFVKQIIQASPILERVRLLDGHVVEDEERELVGLEIVRRIREWHERERLEVLDELTGGISSPHLEIVLE; via the exons ATGCGTCTGAGCGAGGAACACAGCAGTTGCTGTGAGGACAAGATCAGCAGCTTACCTGACGAGATGTTAATCTTGATCATCGACAAGCTAGATGCACGGACAGCGATAAGCACCACTATCCTTTCGAGGCGATGGCGGGATCTTCCTACATACCCGCGCACATGTTATGACCTTACGGTTGATGACGCTCTCCCTCCACGGTACCACAGACTGAAGCAAATTGTGATGGAGGCTAAGGCAGGGTATGAGGCAGAGAAGAATGCACTGAAGTCGGACGACAGTTATGCTTCTAGAGACCAGTTATATTCCTTCAAAGACTGGAAGTGGAAAGTCCGTCTGCTAACACCCATCCTGCAACGTTATGAGCGTTTGGCCATGCGACGCTATGTTAAACGGGTGAATGCATTCCTTCTGGCCCCCAACAATGTTCAGCAACAGTCTATTCAGAAGCTGAGGCTTCAAGCCTGTGGGACGAGCAATTTCACTGACCAATGGATTACGGAAGCGATTGGCAGATGGGGCGTTGAAGATTTGGAGCTTGTCATTGACAACTCTTGCTGGCGCTATGACTTCCGGCTGTTGGATGGATGCAAAAATGTGCGACTGAAACGGCTTGTGCTATCCAATTGTTATCATCGTTTTGCACCCAACCCCTTGACGTTTCAGAGGCTCACATCACTTACTCTCTGCAAAGAAAGTTCACGTATGCCACGCGTTGATGATATTCTGAGAAACTGCGTGCAGCTGGTGAATTTGAGGCTGAAAGATTCTAGTGGTTGCCAACCTGCTTTTCATATCTTTGTTCCTAACTCAAAGTTAAAGAGTCTGCAATTGGACAACTACAACACTGTGGGTGTCTACCTGGGTTTGGTGCCTTATCTTGAAACATTTGCTTGTCGTGGTCAGCCAACTATACTACACTATGGCTTGGTGCCTCGACTTAGGCATGTGAGTTTGaacttcttgcaaactggagatGACGGCAAGAATGATTCCTCCGGTAGCAACAGGACATATCGACTAAGCAAATTCTTTTTAGGGTGGCCGCCACCGCTAGAGTACCTAGTTCTGCAGTTAAGAGGGCGTCAG ATGTGGATTGAACTAACCGCCATCCCCGACCAGTTCAATCATCTCAAGAAACTATTCATTGCAAACGTGCAAATGAACTGGGATACATTCTGGATTCTCCACCTACTTGCTGCCGCACCTGCCTTGGAGTCGCTCCATGTTCAT TTTGACAGCAAGTCAGAGAAGGCAACTGCTGGATCACTGAATGTGCAAGTGGAGCACCATCAGCAGCACCATCACCTGAAAGAACTCGTGGTCATCGGcttcggcggggcggcggggcagacAGGCTTTGTGAAGCAGATCATCCAGGCATCGCCGATCCTGGAGCGCGTCCGCCTGCTGGACGGGCACGTCGTGGAGGACGAAGAGCGGGAGCTCGTCGGCCTGGAGATCGTCCGCCGCATCCGGGAGTGGCACGAGCGCGAGAGATTGGAGGTGCTCGACGAACTGACAGGCGGGATCAGTTCGCCTCATCTCGAAATAGTTCTGGAATGA